From a region of the Mercurialis annua linkage group LG1-X, ddMerAnnu1.2, whole genome shotgun sequence genome:
- the LOC126662967 gene encoding protein SYM1 encodes MSPIMQNIRNVGKSCFSTIFSPEARLTSNQQWRSNFYTRSPTTTNPRLISPTLSRHFSTPPSKSRIGFIEWYLEKLNSRPILTKTITTSLIFAAADFTAQMLSSSSSGSFDLIRTTRMAAYGLLVLGPSQHIWFNLMSKTFPKRDVLSTLKKTFMGQALYGPANASVFFSYNAALQGESGDDIVARLKRDVLPTLRNGLMYWPICDFFTYKFVPVHLQPLVNSTCSYFWTIYLTYMASLQKVETS; translated from the exons ATGTCCCCAATAATGCAAAACATAAGAAATGTTGGCAAAAGTTGCTTCTCAACCATATTTTCCCCTGAAGCTCGTCTAACTTCAAATCAACAATGGAGGTCAAATTTCTACACTCGCTCTCCCACCACAACCAATCCTAGGCTCATCTCTCCCACTCTATCACGTCATTTTTCTACACCCCCTTCGAAATCCAGAATTGGATTTATCGAATGGTATTTGGAGAAACTCAATTCCCGCCCAATACTCACCAAAACCATCACAACTTCTCTCATTTTCGCCGCTGCTGACTTCACTGCTCAG ATGCTGTCATCTTCTTCAAGTGGTTCATTTGATTTAATAAGGACAACACGCATGGCTGCTTATGGATTACTAGTATTAGGGCCGTCGCAACATATATGGTTCAATTTAATGTCGAAAACTTTCCCAAAACGTGATGTGTTGTCTACCTTGAAGAAAACTTTTATGGGACAGGCTCTTTATGGACCTGCTAATGCCAGTGTTTTCTTCTCCTACAATGCCGCTTTACAGG GTGAGAGTGGGGATGATATTGTTGCTAGATTGAAACGTGATGTGCTCCCAACTTTGAGAAATGGTCTTATGTACTGGCCTATCTGCGATTTTTTCACATACAAATTTGTTCCAGTTCATCTACAG CCATTGGTCAACAGTACATGTTCATATTTTTGGACAATCTATTTAACATACATGGCAAGCTTACAAAAAGTGGAAACCAGTTAG
- the LOC126665461 gene encoding uncharacterized protein LOC126665461 — translation MEWLDKVMHPMRRVWNGVALRIGIRKRGLLKLRYDVHACEYEDVRIMWEMLRQNETKNGRRSVTNLNQKRCFWNCFSWARSTPYFGRNYC, via the exons ATGGAGTGGTTGGATAAGGTGATGCATCCTATGCGAAGAGTGTGGAACGGCGTAGCTTTGCGTATCGGAATTCGCAAACGAG GGCTGTTGAAGCTGAGATATGATGTTCACGCATGTGAATATGAGGATGTGCGTATAATGTGGGAGATGCTGAGACAGAACGAAACTAAAAATGGACGACGATCAGTAACCAACTTGAACCAGAAGAGATGCTTCTGGAATTGCTTCAGCTGGGCAAGGTCCACTCCGTATTTCGGCCGCAACTACTGTTAA
- the LOC126685827 gene encoding uncharacterized protein At2g23090-like: MGGGNAQKSKTARERNLEKQKAANKGSQLETNKKAMSIQCKVCMQTFICTTTEVKCREHAEAKHPKSDVFACFPHLKI, from the exons ATGGGCGGTGGTAATGCACAGAAATCCAAAACTGCTCGCGAAAGGAACTTGGAGAAGCAGAAAGCTGCTAATAAgg GAAGTCAGcttgaaacaaacaagaaagcTATGTCTATTCAG TGCAAAGTATGTATGCAGACGTTCATATGCACCACAACAGAGGTGAAATGCAGAGAACATGCAGAAGCAAAACACCCAAAATCTGATGTATTTGCTTGTTTCCCTCACCTTAAGATTTGA
- the LOC126664208 gene encoding acyl-CoA-binding domain-containing protein 3-like, with product MELLQELFVTVIVAVLFSFLIAKLVSLGAADSNNSNKPELSNTQNLDQANTSGEMDEITMEELSFHDNLTTEGLKSEKRVEFVQDFSTTVDKLSGESKSVYADEVIETELQTKLISSEDVLVIENRETETVEIEKSSACNDVVLDEIIGAVLDFDKEKDEKKIEVVEIDDDWEGIERTELEKMFAEAAKFVECGDVKDEEGLRMELYALHKVATEGPCREQPPMPLHFAARAKWNAWQRLGNMNPEVAMEQYVALVSAKVPGWMDDTSNGNDEPGSSEAENPGVLASDLSTSSSNGSSITERTSEETPHIEKKDSTEGPNLQTRAKE from the exons ATGGAGTTGCTTCAAGAGCTTTTCGTGACGGTTATTGTCGCTGTTCTATTTTCGTTTCTCATTGCTAAACTTGTTTCTTTAGGTGCTGCTGATtctaataatagtaataaaccGGAGTTATCAAATACTCAAAATCTCGATCAAGCTAATACCAGTGGAGAAATGGATGAGATTACCATGGAGGAGCTATCATTTCATGATAATTTGACAACTGAGGGGTTGAAAAGTGAGAAACGAGTCGAATTCGTCCAGGATTTTTCAACGACAGTCGATAAATTATCAGGAGAATCGAAATCAGTTTACGCCGATGAAGTAATTGAAACGGAATTGCAGACAAAATTAATATCGTCAGAAGATGTTTTAGTTATAGAAAACAGAGAAACTGAAACGGTTGAAATAGAAAAATCCTCTGCTTgcaacgacgtcgttttggatgAGATCATTGGAGCAGTATTGGACTTTGATAAAGAAAAGGATGAAAAGAAAATAGAAGTCGTTGAAATTGATGATGATTGGGAAGGGATTGAGAGGACTGAATTGGAAAAGATGTTTGCAGAAGCAGCTAAATTTGTGGAATGTGGAGATGTGAAAGATGAAGAAGGTTTGCGAATGGAACTTTATGCTCTTCATAAAGTAGCTACTGAAGGTCCATGCCGCGAGCAGCCTCCTATGCCGCTTCATTTTGCTGCTCGAGCCAAGTG GAATGCTTGGCAAAGGCTGGGAAATATGAATCCGGAGGTGGCTATGGAGCAATATGTTGCCCTTGTATCGGCTAAGGTCCCTGGTTGGATGGATGACACATCCAAT GGCAATGATGAACCTGGATCATCTGAGGCAGAAAATCCGGGCGTGTTGGCCTCAGATTTAAGTACATCTTCTTCCAATGGTTCAAGCATTACAGAAAG GACTTCAGAAGAGACGCCTCACATTGAGAAAAAAGACTCGACTGAAGGTCCAAACCTGCAAACCAGG GCTAAAGAATGA
- the LOC126685816 gene encoding transcription initiation factor TFIID subunit 4b: protein MDPSIMKLLEEDEDESLHSGADVDAFQAALNRDIGGDASSSHPSDSATVVSGQNNQTTTPPYPNWQNTAKDENKKVSDQQQQQQDHHSSVTELKQQDSVNENQQLRNDANRESSYLPLQQKQPQDNVQQSRAEQVPLQTPQTIGMQVSERMPMPKHEADKMQISDAGMVQKIGNQQTTGMEQPGSLKNQGKQIPFALLLPALKPHLDKDREMQLQTLFNKLRKNDIVKDQFVRLMRSIVGDQVLRLAVAQLQSQPGSNQSQSQSQAFARQHNVRMPGSAPTSSAVHMQGDSSYQSAESNTQKPREGEHQPDSHGLQVSQLSSSSANILGQDRERTSASVTGHSKQHHQQQQHLHFPQNSFPMYGGNSGGTYHTYSGTNINTSGSSMKPQPHDLQMRQMSHPTSGSTQIGGSTQAMNMMNMRPNSVTENRVQSGSMSQFTNKSAMQPLLVPHQLPTNKEQGSVPFQSINYVKQEPTEQSTDHQQKPLLSNPHGLSVVPAEQGNVVIGNLKNEPLEKQSSKVGFPTPSSMGPSNSVSPSIPTQMDPNIQVGSRLPAVAGTTGVNSRTPIKKPIIGQKKPFEALSSSPPMSGKKQKVSGEFQDQSIEQLNDVTAVSGVNLREEEEQLFSVPKEDSRVSEASRRVVQEEEERLILQKTPLKKKLAEIMAKCGLKNINSDVERCLSLCVEERMRGLIGTLIRVSKQRVDAEKLRHRTVITSDVGQQIRTMNRQAKEEWEKKQTEAEKLQKVNEPEGDNGVEGDKEKDEGRAKLVKVNKEEDDKMRTTAANVAARAAVGGDDMLSKWQLMAEQARQKRGGGTEATSGSPSTKHGGRKPLSASGKTIKDVHDFEKRSASAASRGGRKFGRNQASVSQIAVARSISVKDVIAALEREPQMSKSTLIYRLYERIRSDAPAE, encoded by the exons ATGGACCCTTCAATAATGAAGCTTCTCGAAGAAGACGAG GATGAAAGTCTGCATTCCGGTGCTGATGTGGACGCCTTTCAGGCTGCATTGAATCGGGATATTGGAGGAGATGCCTCCAGTTCTCATCCCTCTGATTCGGCTACAG TTGTTTCCGGTCAAAACAATCAAACTACTACTCCGCCGTACCCAAATTGGCAAAATACTGCAAAAGATGAAAATAAGAAAGTTTCAGATCAGCAACAACAACAGCAAGATCATCACTCCTCGGTAACAGAACTGAAGCAGCAGGACTCTGTTAATGAGAATCAGCAACTGCGGAATGATGCCAATCGGGAATCCAGTTACCTCCCTTTACAACAGAAACAACCTCAAGATAACGTTCAACAAAGTCGTGCAGAACAAGTTCCCCTCCAGACTCCTCAAACAATTGGTATGCAGGTATCTGAAAGAATGCCTATGCCAAAACATGAGGCTGACAAAATGCAAATTTCAGATGCTGGGATGGTACAGAAAATTGGTAATCAACAGACTACGGGCATGGAGCAGCCTGGTTCTCTAAAGAATCAAGGCAAGCAGATACCATTTGCATTATTGCTGCCTGCCTTAAAGCCCCATCTTGATAAAGATAGAGAGATGCAGCTTCAAACTTTGTTTAACAAACTGAGG aaaaatgacATTGTGAAAGACCAATTTGTCAGGCTCATGAGAAGCATTGTAGGAGACCAAGTGCTTAGACTGGCAGTGGCACAATTACAATCTCAG CCAGGTTCTAACCAATCCCAGTCCCAATCTCAAGCTTTTGCACGTCAACACAATGTGAGAATGCCTGGAAGTGCTCCTACCTCTTCAGCAGTCCATATGCAGGGTGATTCTAGTTATCAATCTGCAGAAAGTAATACTCAGAAACCTCGAGAAGGGGAACATCAGCCAGACTCTCATGGATTGCAAGTAAGCCAATTGTCTTCCTCCAGTGCTAACATACTTGGTCAAGATAGGGAGCGCACTTCAGCATCAGTGACAGGCCACAGTAAACAGCATCACCAGCAGCAACAACATTTGCACTTCCCACAGAACTCCTTTCCAATGTATGGTGGTAATAGCGGAGGTACTTATCACACATATTCTGGAACAAACATTAATACGTCCGGATCATCCATGAAACCACAACCTCACGATTTACAAATGCGGCAAATGTCGCATCCTACCTCGGGTTCAACTCAAATAGGAGGTTCAACACAAGCAATGAACATGATGAATATGCGACCTAATTCTGTTACTGAAAATAGAGTGCAGAGTGGTTCCATGTCGcagtttacaaacaaatcagCGATGCAGCCACTTCTAGTGCCACATCAACTACCTACAAACAAGGAGCAAGGCTCTGTGCCATTTCAATCAATAAATTACGTGAAACAAGAACCTACTGAACAGTCCACCGATCATCAGCAGAAACCCTTGCTGTCTAATCCTCATGGTTTGTCTGTTGTACCTGCTGAGCAAGGAAATGTGGTGATAGGAAATTTAAAGAATGAGCCTTTAGAGAAGCAGTCTTCTAAAGTTGGTTTTCCTACACCAAGTAGTATGGGGCCCTCAAATTCAGTTTCCCCTTCCATTCCGACCCAAATGGACCCTAACATCCAA GTAGGCTCTCGACTTCCAGCAGTAGCTGGTACCACAGGAGTTAATTCAAGAACTCCTATAAAAAAACCTATAATTGGCCAGAAGAAGCCATTTGAAGCACTTAGTTCCTCACCACCGATGTCAGG GAAAAAGCAAAAAGTATCTGGGGAATTTCAGGATCAAAGCATTGAACAACTGAATGACGTCACTGCTGTCAGTGGAGTTAATCTAAGG GAAGAAGAAGAGCAACTATTTTCTGTGCCTAAGGAAGACAGTCGAGTTTCAGAAGCATCTCGGAGGGTTgtccaagaagaagaagaaaggctGATTTTGCAGAAAACTCCATTGAAGAAGAAATTGGCTGAGatca TGGCCAAATGTGGTTTGAAGAATATCAACAGTGATGTGGAGCGATGCCTCTCCTTG TGTGTGGAGGAAAGAATGCGTGGGTTAATTGGTACCTTGATTAGGGTATCAAAGCAG CGAGTTGATGCTGAGAAGCTTAGACATCGGACTGTAATTACCTCAGATGTCGGGCAACAGATCAGGACAATGAACCGGCAAGCGAAGGAAGAATGGGAAAAAAAGCAAACTGAAGCAGAAAAGCTCCAAAAAGTTAATGAG CCTGAAGGCGATAATGGAGTAGAGGGGGACAAGGAGAAAGATGAAGGTCGTGCCAAATTAGTCAAG GTAAACAAGGAAGAGGATGACAAAATGAGGACAACAGCTGCAAATGTTGCTGCTCGGGCTGCAGTTGGTGGAGATGACATGCTGTCAAAATGGCAACTCATGGCTGAGCAAGCCCGCCAGAAACGTGGAGGCGGGACAGAGGCCACATCTGGTTCTCCGTCAACTAAACATGGTGGCCGCAAACCTCTATCAGCAAGTGGAAAAACGATAAAGGATGTTCATGATTTTGAAAAGAGGAGTGCTTCAGCTGCATCAA GAGGGGGAAGGAAATTTGGAAGAAACCAAGCAAGTGTGTCGCAAATTGCAGTGGCTCGTTCCATTTCGGTTAAGGATGTAATCGCAGCACTGGAAAGAGAACCCCAGATGTCGAAGTCTACGCTGATTTATCGACTCTATGAGAGAATCCGGTCTGATGCTCCGGCAGAATAG
- the LOC126675899 gene encoding glycine-rich cell wall structural protein 1.8-like, with product MARKNAVSWPLALLVSFLLLEVVVQGRLMDGDVNMGHEIRRINRGKAGHHPLAVGYGYGYGYGSGGGTGGWSGPAGGGEGGGAGAGTGFGQGGGNSQGGGSSYGGGNGYGSGSGYGGGKGGHYKATSSLLSKLIVNSNSTNLEKFMNVDENRFTKTYYKKSKSNKIG from the exons ATGGCAAGAAAAAATGCGGTATCATGGCCTTTAGCTCTGCTGGTTAGTTTTCTGCTTCTTGAAGTTGTGGTACAAGGAAGGTTAATGGATGGAGACGTCAATATGGGCCATGAGATTCGCAGAATCAACCGTGGAAAGGCTGGCCATCACCCCCTTGCTGTCGGTTATGGTTATGGTTATGGCTATGGTTCAGGTGGTGGCACGGGAGGATGGAGTGGTCCGGCAGGAGGTGGTGAAGGTGGAGGTGCTGGGGCTGGGACTGGCTTTGGTCAAGGTGGGGGCAACAGCCAAGGAGGTGGTTCTAGTTATGGTGGAGGAAATGGATATGGGTCAGGGTCAGGATACGGGGGAGGCAAAGGTGGTCATTACAAGGCAACCAGTTCTCT CTTATCCAAGCTTATCGTTAACTCTAATTCCACCAATTTAGAGAAATTCATGAATGTAGATGAAAATCGTTTTACAAAAACTTACTACAAGAAATCCAAATCTAATAAAATTGGTTAA
- the LOC126665740 gene encoding uncharacterized protein LOC126665740 codes for MTKHNYETSTGSSAVYSEATSSEFNAIPQKHCCHDVAASVYTAYTKGNPGRRFYRCKFREHDDCNFFEWIDPEVTGRERKVMTKLIDKRDALEEALKVKTEAESKLRIELQSNTCRMTACRGLLGVMNRKVEEADRKNLELQQTVNEMAEMNSRVGKQADKLGGIKAKLLQDKRSLQKRNQVLMRIIWFIIMLLVIVSAISFNYCQTVQKLLE; via the exons ATGACGAAGCATAATTACGAGACAAGTACCGGAAGCAGTGCCGTTTACTCTGAAGCAACGAGTTCAGAATTCAATGCCATTCCTCAGAAGCATTGCTGCCATGACGTTGCTGCTTCTGTGTATACGGCATACACGAAAGGGAACCCTGGAAGGAGGTTTTACCGGTGCAAGTTTAGAGAG CATGATGACTGTAATTTCTTTGAGTGGATCGACCCAGAGGTAACTGGTCGTGAAAGAAAAGTTATGACCAAGTTAATTGATAAGAGGGATGCACTGGAAGAGGCATTGAAGGTGAAAACTGAGGCGGAGTCAAAGCTTAGAATTGAGCTGCAAAGCAACACATGTAGGATGACTGCTTGTCGAGGACTTCTAGGTGTGATGAATCGGAAAGTGGAGGAAGCTGATCGTAAGAACCTTGAGCTGCAACAAACGGTGAATGAAATGGCTGAGATGAACTCCAGAGTTGGGAAGCAAGCTGATAAGCTTGGAGGCATCAAGGCTAAACTGTTACAGGACAAAAGGAGTCTACAGAAGAGAAATCAAGTGTTGATGAGGATCATTTGGTTCATAATTATGCTGCTTGTGATTGTTTCAGCGATTTCTTTCAATTATTGTCAGACTGTTCAGAAGCTGCTGGAGTAA